In the genome of Bacteroidota bacterium, one region contains:
- a CDS encoding YncE family protein produces MKAYRIVGSLVLYSLTVIGFSLFFITCKTDRGTPDFGNYPTAVGKLLITKCAIPGCHTNISKDGAAGLSLETWNILFLGDKTGSPVIPYRPDFSPLCFFVNTFPDLGIALKPTMPYNKAPLSREEVIMLQNWVKLGAPDKNGFVKFSDNSLRKKIFVTNQGCDVVTVFDQETCLPMRYVDVGKSPGIESPHMIRVSPDGKYWYVVFTGGGYIQRYLTSNESFAGEVSIGSGNWNTITISSDSKKAFIVDWSSNGKVAYLDLDAMSLIQTWAGAMLYEYPHGGAINKTNDTLYLTGQTGNYIYKVPVSDPASPIQISLQQSPFETYVPPVTTSLLDIHEIIFSPDYSKYFVTCQKTNEVRVVKTSNDSLLSVISVGLYPQELSISKNTKYLFVSCPEDTVSFPGSRGSVAVIDYTTNTLVKKIFTGFQPHGLVVDDVKHLMYVANRNVTNSGPAPHHSGICGGRNGYLTVIDMVTMQLVKNNDGSDKRIELSVDPYSAAIR; encoded by the coding sequence ATGAAGGCGTATAGAATAGTTGGCTCGTTGGTTCTTTATAGTTTAACTGTTATTGGTTTTAGTCTTTTTTTTATAACCTGCAAAACAGATAGGGGAACACCCGATTTTGGAAATTATCCCACAGCCGTTGGGAAACTATTGATCACTAAATGTGCCATACCGGGTTGCCATACTAATATAAGCAAAGACGGGGCCGCAGGACTTTCGCTTGAAACATGGAATATTTTATTTTTGGGCGACAAAACCGGGTCCCCTGTAATTCCCTACAGGCCTGATTTTAGCCCACTTTGTTTTTTTGTGAATACTTTCCCTGACCTCGGAATAGCGTTGAAGCCAACCATGCCTTATAATAAAGCTCCGTTAAGCCGTGAAGAAGTGATTATGTTACAAAATTGGGTCAAACTTGGTGCTCCCGACAAAAATGGTTTTGTTAAATTTTCTGATAACTCATTAAGGAAAAAAATTTTCGTAACTAATCAGGGCTGTGATGTTGTTACTGTTTTTGATCAGGAAACGTGTTTGCCTATGCGCTATGTTGATGTCGGGAAAAGCCCGGGAATTGAATCCCCTCACATGATCCGGGTGTCGCCGGATGGAAAGTACTGGTATGTGGTCTTTACAGGTGGCGGTTATATTCAGCGTTACCTCACCAGTAATGAAAGTTTTGCCGGCGAAGTAAGTATAGGTTCCGGAAACTGGAACACTATAACCATTTCATCCGATTCTAAGAAAGCATTTATAGTCGACTGGAGCTCAAACGGAAAGGTCGCTTATTTGGACTTAGACGCGATGAGTTTGATACAAACATGGGCAGGAGCAATGTTATACGAATATCCTCACGGCGGGGCCATAAATAAAACCAACGACACATTATATTTAACAGGCCAAACCGGAAACTATATTTACAAAGTTCCTGTCAGCGATCCTGCATCACCTATTCAGATAAGTCTTCAGCAGTCTCCTTTTGAAACATATGTACCACCCGTTACGACCTCCTTATTGGATATACATGAGATCATTTTTTCTCCGGATTATTCAAAATACTTTGTGACTTGTCAGAAGACAAATGAGGTTCGTGTGGTAAAAACCTCCAACGACAGCCTGTTAAGTGTAATTTCTGTGGGTTTATATCCGCAGGAGTTAAGCATTTCAAAAAATACAAAATACTTATTTGTTAGCTGCCCCGAGGATACTGTATCTTTTCCAGGTTCAAGAGGTTCCGTCGCTGTTATCGACTATACAACTAATACATTGGTTAAAAAAATATTTACAGGTTTCCAGCCTCATGGTTTGGTTGTGGACGATGTTAAACATCTCATGTATGTAGCCAACCGGAATGTTACCAACAGTGGACCTGCACCCCATCATTCAGGCATTTGCGGCGGACGTAATGGTTATTTAACCGTAATTGATATGGTCACCATGCAGCTCGTAAAAAATAATGACGGAAGTGACAAACGAATTGAGTTATCGGTCGATCCATATTCCGCCGCTATCCGATAG
- a CDS encoding shikimate dehydrogenase, with amino-acid sequence MRTFGLIGYPLSHSFSQKYFTEKFAREKITDAVYKLFPLKSINEFESLINSNPDLLGLNVTIPYKEQIIPFLTELDETAKAVGAVNCVKVTRDERRGTREIFLKGFNTDAYGFSQSIKPFLESHHERALILGTGGASKAVEYCLRHIGLDTYKVSRIKKVSDAKQFTYAELNKNSIGSFTLIVNTTPLGMYPNVNDLPPIPYEYLSSRHFLYDLVYNPEETAFIKKGKQAGCVTMNGLNMLHLQADKAWDIFCS; translated from the coding sequence ATGCGAACCTTCGGCCTAATAGGTTACCCTCTCTCCCACTCTTTTTCACAAAAATATTTTACTGAAAAATTCGCGCGCGAAAAAATAACAGACGCTGTTTACAAACTATTTCCACTGAAAAGCATCAATGAATTTGAATCCCTGATCAACAGCAACCCCGATCTGCTTGGTTTAAATGTTACTATTCCGTACAAAGAACAGATTATTCCTTTTTTAACTGAATTGGATGAAACAGCTAAAGCTGTCGGTGCAGTTAACTGTGTTAAAGTGACGAGAGACGAGAGACGAGGAACGAGGGAAATTTTTCTTAAAGGATTTAACACTGACGCTTATGGCTTCTCACAAAGTATAAAACCTTTTTTAGAAAGTCACCACGAACGTGCGCTTATACTTGGAACTGGCGGTGCATCAAAAGCGGTTGAGTATTGCTTAAGGCATATCGGACTTGATACGTATAAAGTAAGCCGCATCAAAAAGGTTTCTGATGCAAAACAATTCACTTACGCTGAACTGAATAAAAACAGTATAGGATCATTTACACTTATTGTAAATACAACACCTCTTGGTATGTACCCGAATGTGAATGATCTGCCGCCTATACCTTATGAATATCTTAGCTCAAGGCACTTCCTGTACGATCTTGTTTATAATCCCGAAGAAACCGCTTTTATAAAAAAGGGTAAACAGGCGGGATGTGTTACTATGAATGGATTAAACATGTTGCACCTGCAGGCCGATAAGGCATGGGATATCTTCTGTTCGTAG
- a CDS encoding VTT domain-containing protein, translated as MIELFKHILHLDFEWLFQNYGTMVYFILFLVIFTETGLVIMPFLPGDSLLFTAGLFARMGYMNIAFLVLLLFIAAVVGDNTNYFIGRNIGLNVLKLKLRGKILVKQEYLDKTHSFYEKYGIKTIIMARFVPIVRTFAPFVAGIAEMKYRTFLLFDLLGGALWIGSLTFAGYFLGHFEIIRNNIEKVAIAIILISVLPIVFEVIKARSTKK; from the coding sequence ATGATTGAATTATTCAAACACATACTGCACCTTGATTTTGAATGGTTGTTCCAGAATTATGGAACGATGGTTTATTTTATATTGTTTCTCGTAATTTTTACCGAAACAGGTTTAGTGATCATGCCATTTTTGCCCGGTGATTCATTATTGTTTACTGCGGGCCTGTTTGCCCGCATGGGTTATATGAATATCGCGTTTTTAGTGCTGTTGCTTTTTATTGCCGCTGTTGTTGGTGATAATACCAATTATTTTATTGGAAGAAACATAGGACTTAATGTGCTGAAACTAAAACTCCGGGGAAAAATTTTAGTAAAACAGGAATACCTGGATAAGACACACTCTTTTTACGAAAAGTATGGGATAAAAACAATCATCATGGCGCGCTTTGTCCCCATTGTACGCACGTTTGCCCCTTTTGTAGCGGGTATAGCTGAAATGAAATACCGCACTTTTTTATTGTTCGATCTGCTTGGCGGGGCGTTATGGATAGGCAGCCTGACCTTTGCCGGTTATTTCCTGGGGCATTTTGAAATTATAAGGAACAATATTGAAAAGGTGGCCATTGCCATTATTTTAATTTCAGTTTTGCCCATCGTATTTGAGGTGATAAAAGCCCGTTCAACAAAAAAATAA
- a CDS encoding PhnA domain-containing protein, which produces MVKNIRLTSNDEEIEGRVDRSEIVLKTCFLKKA; this is translated from the coding sequence ATCGTAAAAAACATCCGACTCACTTCCAATGATGAAGAAATTGAAGGCCGCGTTGACAGATCGGAGATCGTGCTTAAAACATGTTTTTTGAAAAAAGCCTGA
- a CDS encoding rhodanese-like domain-containing protein, giving the protein MQEITPLELKELIDRKTDFQLIDVREPHEVEIATIGGENIPMGDVMDSLDKIDKNKKVVIYCRSGNRSGAIINALINEGFTNLYNLTGGILAYSDDVDDSLMKY; this is encoded by the coding sequence ATGCAGGAGATCACACCACTCGAACTGAAAGAACTCATTGACAGAAAGACCGATTTTCAATTGATCGATGTAAGGGAACCTCATGAAGTTGAGATCGCGACTATTGGCGGAGAAAACATCCCTATGGGAGATGTGATGGACAGTCTTGATAAAATAGATAAAAACAAAAAAGTGGTTATCTATTGCCGCAGCGGTAACCGTTCGGGAGCGATCATTAATGCCCTCATAAATGAAGGGTTTACCAACCTGTATAATCTTACAGGCGGAATACTGGCCTATTCCGACGATGTGGATGATTCATTGATGAAATATTAG
- a CDS encoding phosphosulfolactate synthase, protein MNFVLTHIPERTNKPRKTGLNMMMDKGLSLRQVEDFIDVNGNFTDFVKLGFGTSFITKQLEQKIKLYKEANIKVYLGGTLFEAFIIRDMFNNYIKLLDKFKLDTVEVSDGSITMPHDQKCEYINKLSKNFTVLSEVGSKEEGFVIRPAKWASMMNAELKAGSFKVIAEARESGTVGIYRPTGHAHTLLINNILNNVNKDDILWEAPQKSQQVWFIKLLGPNVNLGNIGYEDIIPLETLRLGLRGDTFFTFLPKNLQKA, encoded by the coding sequence ATGAATTTTGTACTAACCCACATACCCGAACGTACCAACAAGCCGCGGAAAACCGGACTTAACATGATGATGGATAAAGGTCTTAGCCTGCGACAGGTGGAAGACTTTATTGATGTGAACGGCAACTTTACAGATTTTGTAAAGTTGGGTTTCGGAACATCCTTTATCACAAAGCAACTTGAACAAAAGATAAAGCTTTATAAAGAAGCTAATATTAAAGTTTACCTGGGCGGAACATTATTTGAGGCCTTTATCATTCGTGATATGTTCAATAATTACATTAAGCTGCTGGATAAATTTAAATTGGACACCGTTGAAGTATCAGATGGGTCGATCACGATGCCACACGATCAAAAATGTGAATACATTAACAAACTATCGAAAAATTTTACTGTTCTTTCGGAGGTTGGTTCCAAGGAAGAAGGATTTGTTATCCGCCCGGCCAAATGGGCATCCATGATGAATGCCGAATTAAAAGCTGGCTCATTTAAAGTAATTGCCGAAGCCCGTGAAAGCGGAACTGTAGGTATTTACCGGCCTACAGGTCATGCACACACATTGCTCATTAATAATATTTTAAATAATGTAAATAAAGACGATATCCTGTGGGAAGCTCCGCAAAAATCTCAACAGGTATGGTTCATAAAGTTGCTTGGCCCGAATGTTAACCTGGGTAATATTGGTTACGAGGATATAATTCCCCTGGAAACCTTGCGTTTAGGACTTCGAGGCGATACCTTCTTTACTTTTTTACCAAAAAATTTACAAAAAGCATAA
- a CDS encoding tetratricopeptide repeat protein, which translates to MADSKDDFEENDDQEIKALVTRFENMLKNDERLFFDAHELEEVVEYYIDINSPKQAFEAIDFALSQYPFATFFMLRQAQLLSATNQTHKALEVLSKAERLEPSSDELFMTKGGVYSQMGLTDQAIENYKKALEFTEVPDEVYLNIAFEFENTGKTDDAIYYLKKAVQANPDNEAALYELAFCYEITGKLDDAVTYYTDFLDKHPYSKTGWFNLGVAYNRLKLFEKAILAYDYAIAIDDKFASAYFNKANALANLERYDEAIETYKETFNYEHHDALAYYYIAECYEKKENYDQALVFYNKAVKIDTQLADAWLGIGIVLDYQSRTSEGIHYIKKALDLQPENPVFWYVYGDVQAKLGFIEEAEQAYNKVTELEPENKEIWLDYANLLDAEQNKTGALEILAEGVKHHPDNADLLYRISACLFSVGQKQEALTFLHKALELDYDKHSELFEYLPQLKENSTVIDLIESFKK; encoded by the coding sequence ATGGCCGATTCTAAAGACGATTTTGAAGAAAATGACGACCAGGAAATAAAAGCCCTGGTTACCCGTTTTGAGAATATGCTCAAAAATGATGAGCGTCTTTTTTTCGATGCACATGAATTGGAGGAGGTCGTTGAATATTATATTGACATAAACAGTCCTAAACAAGCTTTTGAGGCCATTGACTTTGCATTGAGCCAATATCCATTCGCCACTTTTTTTATGCTGCGCCAGGCCCAGCTTTTATCGGCTACCAATCAAACACATAAAGCGCTTGAAGTATTGAGTAAAGCCGAACGCCTTGAGCCATCGAGCGATGAACTGTTTATGACCAAAGGGGGCGTTTACAGCCAGATGGGGCTGACGGACCAGGCCATCGAGAATTATAAAAAAGCACTTGAGTTTACCGAAGTACCTGACGAGGTTTACCTGAATATCGCATTTGAATTTGAGAATACCGGGAAAACCGACGATGCTATTTATTACCTGAAGAAGGCTGTCCAAGCCAATCCTGATAATGAGGCGGCCTTATATGAACTGGCCTTTTGTTATGAGATCACCGGGAAACTGGACGACGCTGTAACTTATTACACCGACTTTCTTGATAAACATCCGTATTCAAAAACCGGTTGGTTTAACCTAGGTGTGGCTTATAACCGGCTTAAACTATTTGAGAAAGCTATACTGGCTTATGATTACGCGATTGCAATCGATGATAAATTCGCATCAGCCTACTTTAATAAAGCGAATGCATTAGCTAACCTTGAACGTTACGATGAAGCTATTGAAACGTATAAGGAAACATTTAACTACGAGCACCACGACGCGCTGGCCTATTATTATATCGCGGAGTGTTACGAAAAGAAAGAAAATTACGATCAGGCACTTGTATTTTATAATAAAGCCGTTAAGATAGATACTCAACTCGCCGATGCGTGGCTGGGTATTGGTATTGTACTTGATTACCAGAGCCGCACTTCGGAAGGAATTCATTACATTAAAAAGGCTCTCGACCTTCAGCCGGAAAATCCGGTCTTTTGGTATGTATACGGTGATGTGCAAGCCAAACTCGGTTTTATTGAAGAGGCAGAACAGGCGTATAATAAAGTAACCGAACTTGAACCCGAGAATAAAGAGATATGGCTGGATTATGCTAACCTGCTGGATGCTGAGCAAAATAAAACCGGGGCACTCGAAATACTTGCTGAAGGAGTTAAACATCATCCCGATAACGCTGATCTGCTTTACCGTATTTCAGCATGCCTTTTCAGTGTCGGACAAAAACAGGAAGCACTCACATTCCTCCATAAAGCGCTGGAATTGGATTACGATAAACACAGCGAACTTTTCGAATACCTGCCACAACTAAAAGAGAACAGTACAGTTATTGACCTAATCGAATCCTTTAAAAAATGA
- the glmM gene encoding phosphoglucosamine mutase codes for MALIRSISGIRGTIGGAVGQGLTPVDVVKYAAAFGTWVKKHSKNQRVHIVVGRDARISGDMVNNLVLGTLQGLGIDAIDIGVSTTPTVEIAVPEENADGGIIITASHNPKQWNALKLLNEKGEFISEKDGAEVLKTAEEEAFSFVEVNVLGQIKKNDTYFQKHISKILALPLIDVEAIKARKFKIAIDCVNSSGGIVLPLLLNALGVEDIVKLYCEPNGDFQHNPEPLPENLRELSKTVIKSKAHLGIVVDPDVDRLAIVCEDGEMFGEEYTLVAVSDYVLKNSKKAGNTVSNMSSTRALRDVTEKAGATYTASAVGEVNVVKLMKETKAIIGGEGNGGVIYPELHYGRDALVGIALFLSHLAKYGKSCSMLRSTYPDYHISKNKIELLPELNVDNILQGIQEKYKKHPINTVDGVKIEFNSKEWVHLRRSNTEPIIRIYSESESETTADNLAKKIMLDIREIIKAQQIRN; via the coding sequence TTGGCACTCATCAGATCAATTTCAGGAATCCGCGGAACAATTGGCGGGGCAGTAGGACAAGGGTTAACCCCTGTTGATGTTGTAAAATATGCCGCTGCTTTTGGAACCTGGGTTAAAAAACATTCGAAAAACCAGCGTGTACATATTGTCGTTGGGCGCGATGCCCGTATTTCAGGCGATATGGTGAATAATCTTGTGTTAGGTACCTTGCAGGGCTTGGGCATTGACGCTATTGATATTGGTGTTTCAACGACTCCAACTGTTGAGATAGCTGTTCCTGAAGAGAATGCCGATGGAGGTATTATAATTACTGCCAGTCATAATCCTAAGCAATGGAACGCGCTTAAATTGTTGAATGAAAAGGGGGAGTTTATTTCCGAAAAAGACGGAGCTGAAGTACTTAAAACTGCTGAAGAAGAAGCCTTCTCGTTCGTTGAGGTAAATGTATTGGGACAGATTAAAAAGAACGATACCTATTTTCAGAAACACATTTCGAAAATTCTGGCTTTACCATTGATAGATGTTGAAGCTATAAAAGCACGTAAATTTAAAATTGCAATTGATTGTGTCAATTCATCAGGCGGCATTGTGCTTCCATTGTTATTGAATGCGTTGGGTGTAGAGGATATTGTGAAATTGTACTGCGAGCCAAACGGAGATTTTCAACACAATCCCGAGCCGCTTCCTGAGAATTTACGTGAACTTTCAAAAACTGTTATTAAGAGCAAGGCCCATCTTGGCATTGTGGTTGATCCGGATGTTGACAGGTTGGCAATTGTTTGTGAGGATGGAGAAATGTTCGGAGAAGAATACACACTTGTAGCAGTATCCGATTATGTATTAAAGAACAGTAAAAAAGCCGGGAACACCGTTTCCAATATGTCATCCACGCGTGCCTTACGTGATGTAACTGAAAAAGCAGGTGCAACCTATACCGCATCTGCGGTAGGAGAGGTGAATGTGGTTAAATTAATGAAAGAAACCAAAGCAATTATTGGCGGAGAAGGCAATGGCGGTGTCATTTACCCTGAATTACATTATGGCCGCGATGCTTTAGTTGGGATCGCTTTATTCCTGAGCCACCTGGCAAAATATGGAAAGAGTTGCTCAATGCTTCGCTCAACCTATCCCGATTATCATATCTCAAAAAATAAAATTGAGTTATTGCCGGAGTTGAACGTAGATAATATATTACAGGGTATACAGGAAAAGTATAAAAAACATCCGATCAATACGGTTGATGGCGTGAAGATCGAATTCAACAGCAAAGAATGGGTGCACCTGCGCAGGTCAAACACGGAACCTATTATACGTATATACTCTGAAAGTGAATCGGAAACTACCGCAGATAACCTTGCAAAGAAGATAATGCTGGATATACGGGAGATCATTAAGGCCCAACAGATCAGAAATTAA
- a CDS encoding cysteine desulfurase: MKVYLDNAATTPLDKEVLDAMIPVMKDQFGNPSSIHNFGRQTRALIENARKSVSKFLNVSPAEIFFTSGGTEADNQAISCTIIDLEIKHAITSRIEHHAVLHTLEALEKQGKIKLSYVDLSDKGHIDLKHLEELLKGNERSFVSLMHANNEIGNLLPMKDVGELCEKYNAVFHSDTVQTMGHYAMDMQAVNVHFVTGAAHKFHGPKGVGFLYISNKVKISPFIHGGSQERNMRGGTENVYGIVGMVKAMEIAYRDLKEHQQYIQGLKTYMIEQLEKNIPAIEFNGDAKGSSLYTVLNVLLPSNKNAEMMLFNLDIQGIAASGGSACTSGSNQGSHVLRNIGSDQTRPSVRFSFSKLNTKEEIDYCVSKLKEMYALKVAG; this comes from the coding sequence ATGAAGGTTTATTTAGATAACGCCGCAACAACCCCGCTTGACAAGGAAGTGCTTGATGCCATGATACCGGTAATGAAGGATCAGTTTGGTAATCCCTCGTCCATTCATAATTTTGGGCGACAAACACGGGCACTTATTGAGAACGCGCGTAAATCAGTTTCAAAATTTTTAAATGTTTCTCCTGCTGAAATATTTTTCACATCAGGCGGTACTGAAGCCGATAATCAGGCTATCTCCTGTACTATCATCGATCTGGAAATAAAACATGCCATCACTTCCAGAATTGAGCATCACGCCGTATTACACACGCTGGAAGCATTGGAAAAACAAGGCAAAATTAAGTTAAGCTATGTGGATCTTTCTGATAAAGGTCATATTGATCTGAAGCATCTGGAAGAATTATTAAAAGGAAACGAACGTAGTTTTGTTTCGTTGATGCATGCCAATAACGAGATCGGTAATTTATTGCCAATGAAAGATGTCGGCGAATTATGCGAAAAATATAACGCTGTTTTTCATTCGGACACCGTTCAGACAATGGGCCATTACGCGATGGATATGCAGGCGGTTAATGTACATTTTGTAACCGGTGCGGCGCATAAGTTTCATGGTCCCAAAGGGGTTGGTTTTTTATACATCAGCAATAAGGTAAAGATCAGTCCATTTATACATGGCGGCTCACAGGAACGCAACATGCGCGGCGGAACAGAGAATGTGTATGGTATTGTAGGGATGGTAAAGGCAATGGAGATCGCTTACCGCGACCTGAAAGAGCACCAGCAGTATATACAAGGGTTAAAAACCTATATGATCGAACAGCTTGAAAAGAATATTCCGGCTATTGAATTTAACGGTGATGCAAAAGGCAGCAGCTTGTATACGGTTCTGAATGTATTACTTCCTTCAAATAAAAATGCCGAAATGATGCTTTTTAATCTTGACATACAAGGTATCGCGGCATCAGGTGGTAGCGCCTGCACTTCGGGCAGCAACCAGGGGTCCCATGTATTACGCAACATTGGAAGCGATCAAACCCGTCCTTCTGTGCGTTTTTCATTCAGCAAATTGAACACAAAAGAAGAAATTGACTACTGTGTAAGTAAACTGAAGGAAATGTACGCCCTTAAAGTGGCCGGCTGA